The following proteins are co-located in the Pseudomonas synxantha genome:
- a CDS encoding DUF4123 domain-containing protein, with protein sequence MHPSLAPSAWLAQDVLRPNEQLYAVLSNASDARPLAAWQATAAGMRPQSLWAGTPYAEWDEVMPYVGIVEPGSAFLDWIAASEATDWGWLAVSSSPLEVVVAHLQSLTKVYLADDHAVFLRFWDGLQFLPIMQKLGEEAGRVLPVFRCYWINGESLTVTTGPVTAVKPSPWWRVPASLLKQLAEQSPQTLIENLLQWLEEQRPDLYAAFSLSILRHKVAYFVREPLVDYQALVNHLESESCSTPWLVA encoded by the coding sequence ATGCATCCATCTTTGGCTCCCAGTGCCTGGCTTGCGCAAGACGTGCTGCGCCCCAATGAACAGCTCTATGCCGTGCTGAGCAATGCCAGTGATGCCAGACCGTTGGCCGCCTGGCAAGCCACAGCTGCGGGGATGCGCCCTCAATCGCTATGGGCAGGTACGCCATATGCCGAATGGGACGAGGTAATGCCTTACGTGGGTATCGTCGAGCCAGGAAGCGCTTTTCTCGACTGGATCGCCGCCAGCGAGGCCACTGATTGGGGATGGCTGGCGGTATCGTCCAGCCCTTTGGAAGTGGTGGTCGCACATCTGCAAAGTTTGACCAAGGTATACCTGGCCGATGACCACGCAGTATTTTTACGCTTTTGGGATGGCCTGCAGTTTCTGCCGATTATGCAAAAACTGGGAGAGGAAGCGGGCAGGGTATTGCCGGTGTTTCGCTGTTATTGGATCAATGGCGAATCGTTGACGGTGACGACCGGGCCGGTGACCGCAGTCAAGCCGAGCCCATGGTGGCGAGTACCTGCATCATTACTTAAACAGTTGGCCGAGCAATCACCTCAAACGCTGATTGAAAATCTGCTGCAGTGGCTCGAAGAGCAACGTCCCGATTTATACGCGGCCTTCTCGTTATCGATTTTGAGGCACAAGGTTGCCTACTTCGTGCGCGAACCGTTGGTGGATTACCAGGCGCTGGTTAACCACCTCGAATCGGAGTCGTGCAGCACGCCATGGTTGGTGGCATAA
- a CDS encoding 23S rRNA (adenine(2030)-N(6))-methyltransferase RlmJ, protein MNYRHAFHAGNHADVFKHLTLTRLIALMSRKEQPFAYLDTHAGIGLYDLQGDQANRTGEYLEGIARLWGASDLPPLTADYMRVLHEMNPDGQLRYYPGSPELARRLTRPQDRVLLNEKHPEDGVLLKDNMKGDRRVKVHLGEGWHVPRALLPVPEKRALMLIDPPFEQLDEMQRCAASLKEAVGRMRQTVAAIWYPVKDQRMLRRFYQDLVGTGAPKLLRVELLVHPLDTPNTLTGSGLAIANPPWGLEEELRELLPWLSKKLGQTQGGWQMDWLIAE, encoded by the coding sequence ATGAATTATCGTCACGCCTTTCACGCCGGCAACCACGCCGATGTCTTCAAACACCTGACCTTGACCCGCCTCATCGCCCTGATGTCGCGCAAGGAGCAGCCGTTCGCCTACCTCGACACCCACGCAGGCATCGGCCTGTACGACCTGCAGGGCGACCAGGCCAACCGAACAGGTGAATACCTGGAAGGCATCGCCCGCCTGTGGGGAGCAAGCGACCTGCCGCCGCTCACCGCTGACTACATGCGCGTGCTGCACGAGATGAACCCGGATGGCCAGTTGCGCTATTACCCGGGCTCGCCGGAGCTGGCCCGACGCCTCACGCGGCCACAGGACCGCGTGCTGCTCAACGAAAAGCACCCGGAAGACGGCGTGCTGCTCAAGGACAATATGAAGGGTGATCGCCGCGTCAAAGTGCACCTGGGCGAAGGCTGGCACGTGCCACGGGCCTTGCTGCCGGTGCCGGAAAAACGCGCGCTGATGCTGATCGACCCGCCGTTTGAACAGCTCGATGAAATGCAGCGTTGCGCGGCGTCCCTCAAGGAAGCGGTTGGCCGTATGCGCCAGACGGTCGCGGCGATCTGGTACCCGGTGAAGGACCAGCGCATGTTACGCCGCTTCTACCAGGACCTGGTCGGCACCGGTGCGCCGAAGTTGCTGCGTGTGGAGTTGCTGGTGCATCCCCTGGATACCCCCAACACCCTGACCGGCTCGGGCCTGGCGATTGCCAACCCGCCGTGGGGCCTGGAAGAGGAATTGCGCGAGTTGCTGCCGTGGCTGTCCAAGAAGCTTGGCCAGACCCAGGGTGGGTGGCAGATGGATTGGCTCATTGCTGAATAA
- the msrA gene encoding peptide-methionine (S)-S-oxide reductase MsrA: protein MVLRSEILVNKNVLPTQEQALPGRETPMALPETHYVNGNPLLGPFIDDVGFAIFGLGCFWGAERKFWERDGVVSTVVGYAGGFTPNPTYEEVCSGLTGHSEVVLVVYDQAKVKYEDLLKMFWELHNPTQGMRQGNDIGSQYRSVIYATTPEQLAAAKASAEAYQAELTKAGVGTITTEIDEAPTVYFAEAYHQQYLAKNPQGYCGIGGTGVTCPI, encoded by the coding sequence ATGGTCTTGCGCTCGGAAATTCTGGTGAACAAAAACGTGCTGCCTACTCAAGAACAAGCTCTGCCTGGCCGTGAAACCCCGATGGCCTTGCCGGAAACTCATTACGTCAACGGCAACCCGCTGCTGGGTCCTTTTATCGACGACGTTGGCTTTGCGATCTTCGGCCTGGGGTGTTTCTGGGGTGCGGAACGTAAATTCTGGGAACGCGACGGCGTGGTCAGCACGGTGGTCGGCTATGCCGGCGGTTTCACGCCGAACCCGACCTACGAAGAAGTCTGCTCGGGCCTGACCGGCCACAGCGAAGTGGTGCTGGTGGTGTATGACCAGGCCAAGGTCAAGTATGAAGACCTGTTGAAGATGTTCTGGGAACTGCATAACCCGACCCAGGGCATGCGCCAGGGCAATGACATCGGCAGCCAGTACCGTTCGGTTATTTATGCCACTACGCCCGAACAGCTGGCGGCAGCCAAAGCCAGTGCCGAGGCTTATCAAGCTGAATTGACCAAAGCCGGCGTGGGTACCATTACCACTGAAATCGACGAAGCACCGACGGTGTACTTCGCCGAAGCGTACCACCAGCAGTACCTGGCGAAGAATCCGCAGGGCTACTGCGGCATCGGTGGCACTGGCGTGACCTGCCCGATCTAA
- a CDS encoding putative bifunctional diguanylate cyclase/phosphodiesterase, translating into MKSHPDVARMAAEVVTQLPVPSRLGMLRFERLNEASWALLYLDPNCERQFGLPAVELCALIGTPYASLMEPQARYQLHDAIQQQLTHSPHYLVRYTLHTHDGPMSLLEMGEAYKQHNRHLLRGYLMVVDGLFSDTTAPAPTADLENQNSRLQIALELNQRAQQEQLQHLERVRAQQELILLLARQRYTTSNSLREAAELITRSACDIYQIDCASIWNLEGQRLVPISAYHRADQQHRLPDAIDASGFPDYLEALHSSRAIDATHALRDPRTREMAESLRAKDIHAMLDASIRVDGQVVGVLCLEQSGSSRAWQSDEIAFAGELADQFAQVINNHNRRTATSALHLFQRAVEQSANAFLLVNCDGVVEYVNPSFTAITQYSAEEVHGHRLAQLPALENLSELLFDAPSALAKSNSWQGEFKSRRKNLEPYWGQLSISKVYGDNRELTHYIGIYEDITQTKLAQQRIERLAYTDNLTNLGNRPAFIRNLDERFARDSDSPISLLLVDIDNFKRINDSLGHQTGDKLLISLARRLRNSLSSGGSLARFASNEFAVLLDDADLETGQQVACQLLATLDKPMFVDNQLISVTGSVGLACAPLHGRDPQTLMRNAGLALHKAKANGKHQVQVFTEALNAEASYKLFVENNLRRALTQNELDVFYQPKLCLRSGRLLGMEALLRWNHPEKGMIRPDQFISVAEETGLIIPIGKWIARQACRMSRQLSAAGMGNLQVAINLSPKQFSDPDLVASIATILKEEQLPANLLELELTEGLLLEATEDTRLQLDQLKSFGLTLAMDDFGTGYSSLSYLKKFPIDIIKIDRSFIHEIPDNQDDMEITSAVIAMAHNLKLKVVAEGIETAEQLAFLRRHRCDVGQGYLFDRPIPGAELLEKLKRYPRGPIA; encoded by the coding sequence ATGAAAAGCCATCCCGATGTCGCCCGTATGGCGGCCGAGGTAGTGACGCAATTACCGGTGCCTTCGCGCCTCGGTATGCTGCGTTTCGAGCGGCTTAATGAGGCAAGCTGGGCCCTGCTGTACCTCGATCCCAATTGCGAGCGCCAGTTCGGCCTGCCAGCGGTGGAACTCTGTGCCCTGATCGGCACGCCCTACGCCAGCCTGATGGAGCCCCAGGCCCGCTATCAACTGCACGACGCAATCCAGCAGCAACTGACCCACAGCCCCCATTACCTGGTGCGCTATACCCTGCACACCCATGACGGCCCGATGAGCCTGCTGGAAATGGGCGAGGCCTACAAACAACACAACCGCCATCTGCTGCGCGGCTACCTGATGGTGGTCGACGGGCTATTCAGCGATACGACCGCGCCCGCCCCGACCGCTGACCTGGAAAACCAGAACAGCCGCCTGCAGATCGCCCTGGAACTCAACCAGCGTGCCCAGCAAGAACAGCTGCAACACTTGGAGCGAGTGCGCGCCCAGCAGGAATTGATCCTGCTGCTGGCGCGCCAGCGCTACACCACGTCCAATTCGCTGCGCGAAGCCGCAGAGCTGATTACACGAAGCGCCTGCGACATCTACCAGATCGATTGCGCCAGCATCTGGAACCTGGAGGGTCAGCGCCTGGTGCCGATCTCGGCGTACCACCGCGCCGACCAACAGCACCGCCTGCCCGACGCCATCGATGCCAGTGGTTTCCCGGATTACCTGGAAGCCCTGCACTCCAGCCGCGCCATCGACGCCACTCATGCCCTGCGCGACCCACGCACCCGGGAAATGGCCGAAAGCCTGCGTGCCAAGGATATTCACGCGATGCTCGACGCCAGCATTCGGGTCGACGGCCAGGTGGTCGGCGTGCTGTGCCTGGAACAAAGCGGCAGCTCGCGGGCGTGGCAGTCCGATGAGATCGCGTTTGCCGGCGAGTTGGCGGACCAGTTCGCCCAGGTCATCAACAACCACAACCGCCGCACCGCCACCAGTGCCCTGCACCTGTTCCAGCGTGCAGTGGAACAAAGCGCCAACGCCTTTCTGCTGGTTAACTGCGACGGCGTGGTGGAGTATGTCAACCCCAGCTTCACCGCGATCACCCAGTACAGCGCCGAAGAAGTCCACGGCCATCGCCTGGCCCAACTGCCGGCCCTGGAAAATCTCAGCGAATTGCTGTTCGACGCACCCTCGGCCCTGGCCAAAAGCAACAGCTGGCAGGGTGAGTTCAAAAGCCGGCGCAAGAACCTGGAACCCTACTGGGGCCAGCTGTCGATTTCCAAGGTGTACGGCGACAACCGCGAGCTGACCCACTACATCGGCATCTACGAAGACATCACCCAGACCAAGCTGGCGCAACAGCGCATCGAACGCCTGGCCTACACCGATAACCTGACCAACCTGGGCAACCGCCCGGCGTTTATCCGCAACCTCGACGAACGCTTTGCCCGCGACAGCGACAGCCCGATCAGCCTGCTGCTGGTGGACATCGACAACTTCAAGCGCATCAACGACAGCCTCGGCCACCAGACCGGCGACAAGTTGCTGATCAGCCTGGCCCGCCGCCTGCGCAACAGCTTGAGCAGCGGCGGCAGCCTGGCGCGCTTTGCCAGTAACGAGTTTGCGGTACTGTTGGACGATGCCGACCTGGAGACTGGCCAGCAGGTCGCGTGCCAACTGTTGGCCACCCTCGACAAGCCGATGTTCGTCGACAACCAGCTGATCAGCGTCACCGGCTCCGTAGGACTGGCCTGCGCGCCTCTGCATGGCCGTGACCCACAGACCCTGATGCGTAACGCCGGACTGGCCCTGCACAAGGCCAAGGCCAACGGCAAGCACCAGGTGCAGGTATTTACCGAAGCCTTGAACGCCGAGGCCAGCTACAAGCTGTTCGTAGAAAACAACCTGCGCCGCGCCCTGACCCAGAACGAGCTGGACGTGTTCTACCAGCCCAAGCTATGCCTGCGCAGCGGTCGCCTGCTGGGCATGGAGGCGCTGCTGCGCTGGAACCACCCGGAAAAGGGCATGATCCGCCCCGACCAGTTCATCAGCGTGGCCGAAGAGACCGGGTTGATCATTCCCATCGGCAAATGGATCGCCCGCCAGGCCTGTCGCATGAGCCGACAGTTGAGCGCCGCAGGCATGGGCAATCTGCAGGTGGCGATCAATCTGTCGCCCAAGCAGTTTTCCGACCCGGACCTGGTGGCCTCGATCGCCACGATCCTCAAGGAAGAACAACTGCCGGCCAACCTGCTGGAGCTGGAGCTGACCGAAGGCTTACTGCTGGAGGCCACCGAAGACACGCGCCTGCAACTGGACCAGCTCAAGAGCTTCGGCCTGACCCTGGCCATGGATGACTTCGGCACCGGATACTCGTCGCTGAGCTACTTGAAAAAATTCCCCATCGACATCATTAAGATTGATCGCAGCTTTATCCACGAAATCCCGGATAACCAGGACGACATGGAAATTACCTCGGCGGTGATCGCCATGGCCCACAACCTCAAGCTCAAGGTGGTGGCCGAAGGTATCGAGACTGCCGAGCAATTGGCGTTCCTGCGCCGGCATCGCTGCGATGTGGGCCAGGGCTACCTGTTCGACCGGCCGATCCCCGGTGCAGAACTGCTGGAAAAGCTCAAACGCTATCCACGTGGGCCAATCGCCTGA
- the aceF gene encoding dihydrolipoyllysine-residue acetyltransferase yields MSELIRVPDIGSGEGEVIELFVKVGDTVEADQSILTLESDKASMEIPAPKAGVVKSLKVKLGDRLKEGDELLELEIEGAADAAPAAAAPAAAAAPAPAEKPAEAPAAAAAEPAAATVQDIHVPDIGSSGKAKIIELLVKVGDTVEADQSLITLESDKASMEIPSPAAGVVESIAVKLEDEVGTGDFILKLKVQGAAPAAASAPAAAPAAKAEAAPAAAAPAPAAKAEAAPAPAAAAPAPSGAKVHAGPAVRQLAREFGVELNAVSATGPHGRVLKEDVQVYVKAMMQKAKEAPAAGGATGGSGIPPIRTVDFSRFGEIEEVPMTRLMQIGAAGLHASWLNIPHVTQFDQADITDLEAFRVAQKAVAEKAGVKLTVLPLLLKACAHLLKELPDFNASLAPSGKAIIRKKYVHIGFAVDTPDGLLVPVIKNVDQKSLLQLAAEAAALAAKARDKKLTPDDMQGACFTISSLGHIGGTGFTPIVNAPEVAILGVSKATIQPVWDGKAFQPKLMLPLSLSYDHRVINGAAAARFTQRLSQLLNDIRTILL; encoded by the coding sequence GTGAGCGAACTCATTCGCGTACCTGACATCGGCAGCGGTGAAGGTGAAGTAATCGAGCTGTTTGTGAAGGTCGGCGACACTGTCGAAGCCGACCAGAGCATCCTGACCCTGGAATCGGACAAGGCGAGCATGGAAATCCCTGCTCCCAAGGCCGGCGTGGTCAAGAGCCTGAAAGTGAAGCTGGGCGACCGCCTGAAAGAAGGTGACGAACTGCTGGAGCTGGAAATCGAAGGCGCTGCTGATGCAGCCCCTGCGGCGGCGGCTCCTGCTGCCGCTGCTGCGCCAGCACCCGCTGAAAAGCCAGCCGAAGCGCCTGCCGCTGCGGCTGCTGAACCTGCCGCCGCCACCGTTCAAGACATCCACGTCCCGGACATCGGTTCGTCGGGCAAGGCCAAGATCATCGAGTTGCTGGTCAAGGTCGGCGATACCGTCGAAGCCGACCAGTCGCTGATCACCCTGGAGTCCGACAAGGCCTCCATGGAGATCCCTTCGCCGGCTGCCGGCGTGGTGGAAAGCATCGCGGTCAAGTTGGAAGACGAAGTCGGCACCGGTGACTTCATTCTCAAGCTGAAAGTACAAGGCGCTGCGCCTGCCGCCGCGTCTGCACCGGCCGCTGCTCCCGCCGCCAAGGCTGAAGCGGCTCCGGCTGCTGCTGCCCCTGCGCCCGCTGCAAAAGCCGAGGCCGCACCAGCCCCTGCTGCTGCCGCACCTGCGCCAAGCGGTGCCAAGGTTCATGCCGGCCCTGCCGTGCGTCAACTGGCCCGTGAGTTCGGCGTTGAGCTCAATGCTGTGTCAGCCACTGGCCCTCACGGTCGCGTGCTGAAGGAAGACGTGCAGGTCTACGTCAAGGCCATGATGCAGAAAGCGAAGGAAGCGCCGGCTGCCGGTGGCGCTACCGGTGGTTCGGGCATTCCGCCGATCCGTACCGTAGACTTCAGCCGCTTCGGCGAAATCGAAGAAGTGCCGATGACCCGCCTGATGCAAATCGGCGCGGCCGGCCTGCACGCGAGCTGGCTGAACATCCCGCATGTGACCCAGTTCGACCAGGCCGACATCACCGACCTGGAAGCTTTCCGCGTTGCGCAGAAAGCCGTGGCCGAAAAGGCCGGCGTGAAACTGACTGTGCTGCCACTGCTGCTCAAGGCGTGCGCGCACCTGCTCAAGGAACTGCCGGACTTCAACGCCTCGCTGGCGCCAAGTGGCAAGGCGATCATCCGCAAGAAGTACGTGCACATCGGTTTCGCGGTCGACACCCCGGATGGCCTGCTGGTGCCGGTCATCAAGAACGTTGACCAGAAGAGCCTGCTGCAACTCGCTGCCGAAGCCGCTGCACTGGCTGCCAAGGCCCGCGACAAGAAGCTCACCCCGGACGACATGCAGGGCGCCTGCTTCACCATCTCCAGCCTCGGTCACATTGGCGGCACTGGCTTTACGCCAATCGTCAACGCACCGGAAGTGGCGATCCTGGGCGTTTCCAAGGCCACCATCCAGCCTGTGTGGGACGGCAAAGCGTTCCAGCCGAAGCTGATGCTGCCACTGTCGCTGTCCTACGATCACCGTGTGATCAACGGCGCCGCGGCGGCACGCTTCACCCAGCGCCTGAGCCAGTTGCTGAACGACATCCGCACCATCCTGCTGTAA
- the aceE gene encoding pyruvate dehydrogenase (acetyl-transferring), homodimeric type — protein sequence MQDLDPVETQEWLDALESVLDKEGEDRAHYLMTRMGELATRSGSQLPYAITTPYRNTIPVTHEARMPGDLFMERRIRSLVRWNAMAMVMRTNLKDSDLGGHISSFASSATLYDIGFNYFFQAPTDEHGGDLIYFQGHTSPGVYARAFMEGRISEEQMNNFRQEVDGQGLSSYPHPWLMPDFWQFPTVSMGLGPIQAIYQARFMKYLEARGFIPEGKQKVWCFLGDGECDEPESLGAISLAGREKLDNLIFVINCNLQRLDGPVRGNGKIIQELEGVFRGAHWNVTKVIWGRFWDPLLAKDVDGILQRRMDEVIDGEYQNYKAKDGAFVREHFFNTPELKAMVADLSDDEIWKLNRGGHDPYKVYAAYHQAVNHKEQPTVILAKTIKGYGTGAGEAKNTAHNTKKVDVDSLKLFRDRFDIPVKDEELENLPFFKPEPNSAEARYLSERRSALGGFVPQRRANSFSVPTPDLSTLKAILDGSGDREISTTMAFVRILAQLVKDKEIGPRIVPIIPDEARTFGMEGMFRQLGIYSSVGQLYEPVDKDQVMFYKEDKKGQILEEGINEAGAMSSFIAAGTSYSSHNQPMLPFYIFYSMFGFQRIGDLAWAAGDSRTRGFLIGGTAGRTTLNGEGLQHEDGHSHILAATIPNCRTFDPTYGYELAVIIQDGMKKMTEEQQDVFYYITVMNESYQQPAMPAGVEEGIIKGMYLLEEDTKEAAHHVQLMGSGTILREVREAAKILRDEFNVGADVWSVTSFNELRRDGLAVERSNRLHPGQKPALSYVEECLAGRKGPVIASTDYMKLFAEQIRQWVPSKEFKVLGTDGFGRSDSRKKLRHFFEVDRHFVVLAALEALADRGEIEPKVVADAIVKFGINPEKRNPLDC from the coding sequence ATGCAAGACCTCGATCCCGTCGAAACCCAGGAATGGCTGGACGCCCTGGAATCGGTTCTCGACAAAGAAGGCGAAGACCGTGCTCACTACCTGATGACCCGTATGGGCGAACTCGCGACCCGCAGCGGCTCGCAACTGCCTTACGCCATCACTACGCCATACCGCAACACCATCCCCGTTACCCACGAAGCACGCATGCCTGGCGACCTGTTCATGGAACGCCGCATTCGCTCGCTGGTACGTTGGAACGCCATGGCGATGGTAATGCGCACGAACTTGAAAGATTCTGACCTGGGCGGTCACATCTCCAGCTTCGCTTCCAGCGCAACCCTGTATGACATCGGCTTCAACTACTTCTTCCAGGCCCCGACCGACGAACACGGCGGCGACCTGATCTACTTCCAGGGCCACACCTCGCCAGGCGTCTACGCCCGTGCGTTCATGGAAGGTCGCATCAGCGAAGAACAAATGAACAACTTCCGCCAGGAAGTCGACGGTCAGGGCCTGTCGTCCTACCCGCACCCTTGGCTGATGCCTGATTTCTGGCAGTTCCCAACCGTTTCCATGGGCCTGGGCCCGATCCAGGCAATCTACCAGGCACGCTTCATGAAGTACCTGGAAGCCCGTGGGTTCATCCCGGAAGGCAAGCAGAAAGTCTGGTGCTTCCTGGGCGACGGCGAGTGCGACGAGCCGGAATCCCTGGGGGCCATCTCCCTGGCCGGCCGCGAGAAGCTGGACAACCTGATCTTCGTCATCAACTGCAACCTGCAGCGCCTCGACGGCCCGGTTCGCGGCAACGGCAAGATCATCCAGGAACTCGAAGGCGTGTTCCGTGGCGCCCACTGGAACGTGACCAAAGTCATCTGGGGCCGTTTCTGGGACCCACTGCTGGCCAAGGACGTCGACGGTATCCTGCAACGTCGCATGGACGAAGTCATCGACGGCGAGTACCAGAACTACAAGGCTAAAGACGGCGCGTTCGTTCGCGAGCACTTCTTCAACACGCCTGAACTCAAGGCGATGGTTGCCGACCTGTCCGACGACGAGATCTGGAAGCTCAACCGTGGCGGCCACGACCCGTACAAGGTCTACGCGGCGTATCACCAGGCGGTCAACCACAAGGAACAACCCACCGTCATCCTGGCCAAGACCATCAAGGGTTATGGCACCGGTGCCGGCGAAGCGAAGAACACCGCGCACAACACCAAGAAAGTCGACGTCGACAGCCTGAAGTTGTTCCGCGACCGCTTCGACATCCCGGTCAAGGACGAAGAGCTGGAGAACCTGCCGTTCTTCAAGCCAGAGCCAAACAGCGCCGAAGCCCGCTACCTGAGCGAGCGCCGCAGCGCACTGGGCGGTTTCGTGCCACAGCGCCGCGCCAACAGCTTCAGCGTACCGACCCCGGACCTGAGCACCCTCAAGGCTATCCTTGACGGCTCGGGCGATCGTGAGATCTCCACCACCATGGCCTTCGTGCGCATCCTTGCGCAACTGGTCAAGGACAAGGAAATCGGCCCGCGCATCGTCCCGATCATCCCGGACGAAGCCCGTACCTTCGGTATGGAAGGCATGTTCCGCCAGTTGGGCATCTACTCTTCCGTCGGCCAGCTCTACGAGCCAGTCGATAAAGACCAGGTGATGTTCTACAAGGAAGACAAGAAGGGCCAGATCCTCGAAGAAGGCATCAACGAAGCGGGCGCCATGAGCTCCTTCATCGCTGCCGGTACTTCGTACTCCAGCCACAACCAGCCGATGCTGCCGTTCTACATCTTCTACTCGATGTTCGGCTTCCAGCGTATCGGCGACCTGGCTTGGGCAGCAGGCGACAGCCGTACCCGTGGTTTCCTGATCGGCGGCACCGCCGGCCGCACCACGCTGAACGGCGAAGGCCTGCAACACGAAGACGGTCACAGCCACATCCTGGCTGCCACCATCCCGAACTGCCGCACCTTTGATCCAACCTACGGCTACGAGCTGGCGGTGATCATCCAGGACGGCATGAAGAAGATGACCGAAGAGCAGCAGGACGTTTTCTACTACATCACCGTGATGAACGAGTCCTACCAGCAGCCTGCCATGCCGGCCGGCGTGGAAGAAGGCATCATCAAGGGCATGTACCTGCTCGAAGAAGACACCAAGGAAGCGGCGCACCACGTGCAACTGATGGGCTCCGGCACCATCCTGCGCGAAGTGCGTGAAGCGGCCAAGATCCTGCGTGACGAGTTCAACGTCGGCGCCGACGTGTGGAGCGTGACCAGCTTCAACGAACTGCGTCGCGACGGCCTAGCCGTAGAGCGCAGCAACCGCCTGCACCCTGGCCAGAAGCCTGCGCTGAGCTACGTCGAAGAGTGCCTGGCCGGCCGTAAGGGTCCGGTTATCGCCTCCACCGACTACATGAAACTGTTTGCTGAACAAATTCGCCAGTGGGTCCCGTCCAAGGAATTCAAAGTCCTGGGCACCGATGGTTTCGGCCGCAGTGACAGCCGCAAGAAGCTGCGTCACTTCTTCGAAGTCGACCGTCACTTTGTGGTGTTGGCAGCCCTGGAAGCCTTGGCTGACCGTGGTGAGATCGAACCCAAGGTGGTGGCTGACGCCATCGTCAAGTTCGGGATCAACCCGGAAAAACGCAACCCACTGGACTGCTGA